Proteins from a genomic interval of Xiphias gladius isolate SHS-SW01 ecotype Sanya breed wild chromosome 23, ASM1685928v1, whole genome shotgun sequence:
- the bcorl1 gene encoding BCL-6 corepressor-like protein 1 isoform X5, translating into MQVDPTLMNVGDGGTVSREISAPNKASTSMVGNPPQTLPPEFRGDVTLSQQNKTTPTTDCKTAKACLDTSNHNHSPELSPPQQPNNAPMAGSALTSPEKRADKRAEAPKVKADGVFPAPQWSSGVKVSREDSLNPCHSNVTSSKKSHSQTQSVQSVPAGFQCSTMFKPAQPVAFLPSTNFSSPLCKITLPPALGQIAALREATASQFQKEIQPQSSGVGGTPLMRTYPYQFSVGRTPASEKKAGTSASKLKSNHSSNKNAKSVGEHKSLASVVASPAVALPLQHPSLTSAAPTRYTLSPTAAICCGSALASITSQSRLLNHMEKGSTIDKATMGSFKTTPPSASEDHTACSVEPRDVPLDLSAKSKRPKCINDPPVSVMEPHNNESNQRDFLNSKRTHSTTYSSTVQYPVLPNTHRNGSHQKQINRPQNHQTPEPKPNWGKGSSQDSIKNIPGTYVGVASPILASTLRGKDGKGTFADEFQNFAKQEFISIIDQGEHLASGGKKPSCLMKGNQNAHSVKHVKNAGTAITKNCPSKGALTTALSSSANAQIHQKSGSGKTAVPYSTTAVNPAWQPPSNLPNQASSVQRKINHGSPKTKGTTVTEGSKFQSAHQSPSKPEDDKWERMKSPLSNLASIVKQQALETTALTAEGNTQASPVASRKADVLNPLTGSQDTHSKHTSAFEYPAYWSMEKWPGVPSQGDSTQTMKRHEKANATEPLENNAGLHTSQGEHMELQAKQGSSKPTGQSLPFGSNASTNENRMESKLAQVLEGGVLRKESGASDSPPSEKLEGMVASILTGQCAGVGDKFEKKTNGTKEESPTKAKAAAIKQKKISPKKSAKEKSPTDLLKKAVGKKKQDAENTPTKVSCLKKQKKQCAPVLEQSLSPGKLSPQSKEPIPRDKISPNKIERPTLNKQVTDSGSSPQSLETPVSLNSSAISSKETDATESSFPRLRRGRRRADEARLDLWGFATPSPPPPPMPPPPTSPSPPLTPTQPARRPRGRPRSNPLPERVHQGKGKTTGAEGDTPAHKKRRRCRSKKYQSGDYITEKDKLEDGEHLEESDSLRQDSGIPADPQAGQCPSPTASSPEPPPRKPLFTRSGSVRYQESAVSPECNDKPSGKRKFKSKHLCDSDEQKIKTKRSSLGKRGASLAPDDDGADVKRTNSPPPTPKSLPSSPCNKRGSSGRSSGSESPPKRPVPPEVRRLIVNKNAGETLLQRAARLGYQDVVQYCLEKDIREVNRRDNAGYTALHEASSRGWTQIVQMLLKHGADVNCSAQDGTRPLHDAVASDNLPIVWLLLNHGADPTLATYSGHTPVKLAHSLSMKTFLTEYFTDLEGRNEQDSSLPWDFYSSSLFETDQEPCWDFLLSEQNQELEENTTGKTEQDLDRDCLLFEFSSEPLLPCFHVQVSLTQGFCNWFLLTDVLKRLKMSARIFRARYPHLEVVALLN; encoded by the exons ATGcag GTGGATCCTACACTAATGAATGTAGGGGATGGAGGCACGGTGAGCAGAGAGATCAGTGCTCCAAATAAAGCGTCTACTAGTATGGTGGGAAATCCCCCCCAGACGCTACCCCCTGAGTTTAGAGGAGATGTTACCCTcagtcagcaaaacaaaaccactCCAACAACAGACTGTAAGACAGCAAAAGCCTGCCTGGACACTAGCAATCACAACCACAGCCCTGAGCTTTCGCCACCTCAACAGCCCAACAATGCACCGATGGCAGGCTCAGCCCTCACCAGCCCAGAGAAGAGAGCAGACAAAAGGGCAGAGGCCCCTAAAGTCAAGGCTGATGGTGTCTTCCCCGCTCCTCAGTGGTCAAGTGGCGTAAAAGTCAGCCGGGAGGACTCGCTCAACCCCTGTCACAGCAATGTGACATCCAGTAAGAAATCTCACTCGCAAACACAATCGGTGCAAAGTGTTCCAGCGGGGTTTCAGTGCTCCACCATGTTTAAACCAGCCCAGCCTGTTGCCTTCCTTCCCTCCACtaatttttcctctccactttgTAAAATCACTCTTCCACCAGCATTGGGTCAGATCGCAGCGTTGAGAGAAGCCACAGCCAGTCAATTTCAGAAAGAAATTCAGCCTCAAAGTTCAGGTGTCGGAGGGACACCTCTCATGCGGACCTATCCCTATCAGTTCTCTGTGGGCCGGACTCCAGCTTCAGAGAAGAAAGCAGGCACATCAGCCTCAAAACTTAAATCCAACCATTCATCGAATAAGAATGCCAAATCTGTAGGAGAGCATAAATCTTTAGCCTCAGTGGTAGCCTCACCAGCTGTTGCCCTACCGTTGCAGCACCCATCATTAACTTCTGCAGCACCCACCCGCTACACGTTATCTCCCACTGCTGCCATTTGCTGTGGCTCTGCACTGGCCAGCATCACCTCTCAGAGCAGACTGCTGAACCACATGGAGAAAGGCAGCACCATAGACAAGGCAACCATGGGCTCTTTTAAAACAACACCTCCCTCTGCTTCAGAGGACCACACAGCTTGCTCAGTTGAACCAAGAGATGTACCTCTTGATTTGTCCGCTAAATCAAAACGTCCAAAATGCATTAATGACCCTCCAGTTTCTGTGATGGAGCCTCATAACAATGAGTCAAATCAGAGAGATTTTCTGAACTCAAAGAGGACTCATTCTACAACGTATAGCTCCACTGTGCAATACCCTGTCTTACCCAATACCCATAGAAATGGATCTCatcaaaagcaaataaataggCCTCAGAATCACCAGACCCCAGAGCCTAAACCAAACTGGGGTAAGGGATCTTCACAAGACTCCATAAAAAACATCCCTGGAACTTATGTAGGTGTGGCTAGCCCCATACTGGCTTCTACCCTGCGGGGCAAAGATGGAAAAGGGACTTTTGCAGATGAATTTCAGAATTTTGCAAAGCAGGAGTTTATATCTATAATTGACCAAGGGGAACATCTGGCCTCAGGAGGAAAGAAGCCATCCTGTCTGATGAAGGGCAACCAAAATGCTCACAGTGTCAAGCATGTTAAAAACGCCGGCACAGCCATAACTAAGAACTGTCCCTCTAAAGGAGCCCTAACAACTGCCCTGTCAAGTTCTGCCAATGCTCAGATTCATCAGAAATCTGGATCTGGCAAAACAGCGGTGCCATACTCTACCACTGCTGTTAATCCAGCTTGGCAACCGCCGTCTAACCTTCCTAACCAAGCTTCATCTGTTCAGAGAAAAATCAATCACGGATCCCCAAAGACCAAGGGCACCACAGTTACAGAAGGATCCAAGTTTCAGAGTGCTCATCAAAGCCCGTCCAAACCTGAAGATGATAAGTGGGAGAGAATGAAGTCTCCCCTGTCTAACCTTGCATCCATTGTAAAGCAGCAAGCTCTCGAAACAACAGCACTGACAGCTGAGGGTAATACTCAAGCTTCACCTGTAGCATCTAGAAAAGCTGATGTTCTGAACCCACTCACTGGGAGCCAGGACACCCATTCTAAACATACTTCTGCTTTTGAATACCCAGCATACTGGTCTATGGAAAAATGGCCTGGTGTGCCATCTCAAGGGGATTCAACTCAAACTATGAAGAGACATGAGAAGGCGAACGCCACTGAGCCTTTGGAGAATAATGCTGGGTTACACACCAGTCAGGGAGAACACATGGAACTACAAGCAAAGCAAGGCTCTTCAAAGCCTACTGGCCAGTCTCTTCCCTTTGGGAGCAATGCATCAACAAATGAGAACAGGATGGAGAGCAAACTAGCCCAGGTGTTAGAGGGGGGGGTATTGAGGAAAGAAAGCGGGGCATCAGACAGTCCTCCCAGTGAAAAATTGGAGGGCATGGTTGCGTCTATTCTTACAGGTCAGTGTGCGGGGGTAGGCGACAAGTTTGAGAAGAAAACGAATGGAACCAAAGAGGAGTCGCCAACCAAAGCAAAAGCTGCTGCcatcaaacaaaagaaaatcagtcCTAAGAAGTCAGCGAAAGAGAAATCACCTACAGACCTGTTGAAGAAGGCTgttggaaagaaaaagcaagatGCAGAAAACACTCCAACCAAAGTGTCCTGCCTAAAGAAG CAGAAGAAACAATGTGCACCTGTGTTGGAACAGAGTCTTTCACCAGGAAAACTTTCCCCACAGAGTAAAGAGCCGATTCCAAGGGACAAGATCAGTCCCAACAAGATTGAGCGACCAACCCTCAACAAACAAG TTACAGATAGCGGCAGCAGTCCTCAGAGTTTGGAGACTCCAGTCTCTCTCAATAGCTCTGCTATATCAAGTAAGGAGACTGACGCTACAGAGAGCTCCTTCCCAAgactgaggagaggaagaaggcgAGCTGATGAGGCTCGACTCGACCTCTGGGGCTTTGCAACACCttcccctccacccccaccaaTGCCTCCTCCCCCAACCTCCCCGTCACCCCCTCTCACTCCCACCCAACCTGCCCGCCGTCCAAGAGGGAGGCCTCGATCAAACCCCCTGCCAGAGCGAGTGCATCAGGGCAAGGGTAAGACAACTGGTGCAGAGGGTGACACGCCTGCTCATAAGAAACGCCGGCGATGTCGTAGCAAAAAGTATCAGTCTGGGGACTACATCACTGAGAAAGACAAGCTTGAAGATGGGGAGCACCTTGAAGAGTCTGACTCCTTGAGACAGGACAGTGGAATTCCAGCAG ATCCACAGGCAGGTCAGTGTCCGAGTCCCACTGCCTCCAGTCCAGAGCCTCCTCCACGGAAACCCCTATTCACTCGCTCAGGATCGGTGCGCTACCAGGAGAGCGCGGTATCTCCAGAGTGCAATGATAAGCCTTCAGGGAAGAGAAAGTTCAAAAGCAAGCACTTATGTGACAGTGATGAGCAGAAG ATTAAGACCAAACGCAGCAGCTTGGGCAAGCGAGGTGCCTCACTTGCCCCGGATGATGATGGTGCTGATGTAAAAAGAACAAATAGCCCCCCACCCACTCCAAAAAGTTTGCCCTCATCTCCATGCAATAAGAGAGGCTCGTCAGGAAGAAGCAGTGGTTCAGAGTCTCCACCCAAAAGACCTGTTCCTCCAGAGGTTCGTCGGCTGATTGTCAATAAAAATGCTGGGGAGACCCTGCTGCAACGTGCTGCCCGCTTGGGCTATCAG GATGTAGTTCAGTACTGTCTTGAGAAGGACATCAGGGAGGTCAATCGCCGTGATAATGCCGGTTACACTGCTCTCCATGAGGCGTCCTCTCGGGGCTGGACTCAGATTGTCCAGATGCTGCTGAAACACGGTGCAGATGTCAACTGTAGTGCTCAGGATGGAACACG GCCTCTTCATGATGCAGTAGCGAGTGATAACCTACCAATAGTCTGGCTGCTTCTGAACCATGGTGCAGACCCAACTCTGGCCACCTACTCTGGACACACGCCGGTCAAACTGGCACATAGCCTGAGCATGAAGACCTTCCTCACAG aatATTTCACAGACCTGGAAGGCCGCAATGAACAGGATTCCAGTTTACCCTGGGATTTCTACAGCAGCTCCCTTTTTG